A region from the Chanodichthys erythropterus isolate Z2021 chromosome 5, ASM2448905v1, whole genome shotgun sequence genome encodes:
- the polr1c gene encoding DNA-directed RNA polymerases I and III subunit RPAC1, whose amino-acid sequence MAAPMSNVDEIRDRVILGEFGVKNVHTTDYPGNYPGYDDTWDFEIFKKNFRIDIINLDENTLEFDMIGIDAAIANAFRRILLAEVPTMAIEKAFIYNNTSIIQDEILAHRLGLVPIKADPRLFEYRNSEDEEGTEIDTIQLQLKVKCTRNPRAPKDSSDPKELYLNHMVYSGDIKWLPVGNQADVFADAKIGPVHGDILLAQLRPGQELDIVMHCVKGIGKDHAKFSPVATASYRLLPEITLLQTIEGEQAERLKRCFSPGVIELENVNGRKVAKVVNSRLDTCSREVLRHDDLKNLVKLGRVRDHFIFSVESTGILPPDVLVTEAINVLISKCQKFLTELDTTEMD is encoded by the exons ATGGCGGCGCCTATGAGCAACGTGGATGAAATTCGTGATAGAGTAATATTGGGTGAATTTGGCGTAaaaaat GTCCATACTACAGATTATCCAGGAAATTACCCTGGTTACGATGACACATGGGACTTTGAAATATTCAAAAAG AACTTCAGGATcgatataattaatttagatGAAAACACGTTGGAGTTTGATATGATTGGAATTGACGCTGCCATCGCCAATGCTTTTCGCCGTATATTACTGGCTGAG GTCCCAACAATGGCCATTGAGAAAGCCTTCATTTACAACAACACATCAATAATTCAGGATGAGATTCTAGCTCATAGGCTTGGTCTTGTGCCCATTAAAGCAGACCCTCGTCTTTTTGAGTACAGGAATTCTG AGGATGAGGAAGGCACAGAAATTGACACAATTCAACTTCAGCTGAAGGTAAAATGCACCAGGAATCCTAGAGCCCCTAAAGACTCTTCAGATCCCAAGGAGTTATATCTCAATCACATGG TCTACTCAGGTGACATAAAATGGCTCCCAGTTGGAAACCAGGCCGATGTATTTGCAGATGCCAAGATTGGTCCTGTGCATGGGGACATTCTCCTTGCACAACTCCGACCAGGGCAGGAACTTGATATAGTCATGCACTGTGTCAAAGGAATAG GCAAAGATCATGCCAAGTTTTCTCCTGTGGCCACCGCAAGCTACAGGCTCCTTCCTGAAATCACATTATTACAGACCATTGAGGGAGAACAAGCGGAGAGGTTAAAGCGCTGCTTCTCACCTGGAGTTATTGAGCTAGAGAATGTGAACG GAAGGAAGGTAGCTAAGGTTGTCAACAGCCGTTTGGACACATGCAGCAGAGAAGTTCTCCGACATGATGACTTAAAGAACTTGGTGAAACTCGGCAGAGTGCGGGATCATTTCATAT TCTCGGTTGAGTCCACAGGGATCCTCCCTCCTGATGTCCTGGTTACAGAGGCCATTAATGTCCTCATCTCTAAGTGCCAGAAGTTTCTCACAGAGCTTGATACAACAGAAATGGACTAG